atctgccagaacaagattagctcatacgtctacatttataacattcatgtcctcttccttttgagatttgggttttttctgaatgaagaactgcttccagttcattcagcaatgggtcagtgcagtaatatacaagtacagtagtatttagagagcctgccaccagaccaaaaccagtcactagtgccagatcttggggaaaaaaaaattgtttaatagctatacagtacgttcaagacaatttctcacacctacatcctagtaaaactagcgttatgcttaaatttagattcctgaatccattggggatgtatatatgcatttcttctcagttatgtcgtgcattgtacatcaagaattaattctacttcaaaccctccctggcctagtcccccttccttaccttttctccgtctgctagtgttttggggcgttcttctgatggaggtgaatgaggtccttcagtggtcactgaataaggtcgtttaggtgcactgttcttaggatctgtaattccagtcccacttaattcatgctgtccttggacaaaacgccctcctggttgagaaactgtgttacgtcctggaatggtgctaccaactggaggtcccaatgttcttattgcaactgtagcctccacttctgtaagagacaccgcgcttctagagctcagccatgaaattaaagactgcattccacccaccacgtcaatacatacttgaatcagtaacaggaatggagagtcccttagacactgatggctcagctacacgaggtagcttctctctcttgttagcaccgttagatttctggtacgcagcatttctgtaagagtcagatgctagagttataaaaagctcgtttgtaaaatactatacatttcctttccagaaagcccatgcaagacaaatgtctgtcttcttagctcattgtcacagctctaccaaacaacaaactcccaggcaatctagcacgagatcttcattttgaccgctgaacttcagaccgcaaatttaaacttcagcgttttctttagtcagtctctatgtacttgcactgtcttccagcttagtacctccagcactctgtactgctttccatgaatggatctgctctacccatacgggcatcccattttattttagttttaatgccactccaccagtaccaaatggtctgaacacagcaggcattacacatttggtactcttgggctattactctcaagattacatattcctcctgggctgaagtagcttatgaacaagcagacctcccaggaagtgacacacacttttactgcccgagttctcatactgctgcaccaaggcagcagcagctctagtgttgctgtgatcaagatcagcacttcgttagaacatcatactgcttggcattaaccatactttttgttagaaagaacaaaattacctacatggaaaacactccggcttcaagttacacactaacccaaggagatctacattcaagaccaaataattcctccggtatccacttctcctttcttccgacatgtcttcatggatattaaattcattttttcaaggatttctttaacctgcctccccccacgtgcccaaaggagatgacagctttgttcctgaagccattagagccctccacgtgcttatgaacaacacagattcaaacaagaaatcccagacctcattcccatcgcgagtcagttaaaaagcagcttcttcacagcttgaaggttatggtgctaacctttctctctcggctggagaggtgtccgctttagcaatcttatgtgatgaagaggaattatccggtgttctggagcccgtgtctctggaactgtccaaacagcttccatctgaagaagtccttttgcgctgaagcccaccagcattttgactagtacctggcacgctttgctgaaacaacaacatcaaaataatgaagtcttcaagtaattattaaaggaaaaaaaaaatattgccagaagagcccaatttttattataccttctttcttttctgtaaggtttctgcaggcaaaaaatggtggaggtgctttctcttcacatgagctgcctcaatcttcacaccttcctttagcacattgaggtggttagcctggctgtaaactaacaggaaatttagtgttgtagcttagtgggaatgtttgcattgggtatttgtcaaagttgttgacatgatttacatttgccacaacattcaaacacagtgccactggatgtaacgtacaagacaagcatcagttcgggtaacagtgcaagtctgaggaagtcaccccacctggcctgaaactcagacaagcgttttgatgccttttttctgtgcttgtctcatatcccaaagcatgagctaaaaagaaggtccgcttttactgcatttactcatgttgtctgagcaacacaacacacagctcatgctggtaccatggagaaatgtttgtttgcactgatgaagagtttaaaggagtccactgcttagaactttttgtccaaacacactcgtcactcccgaagagtaacccgatttccttagtttgtcgttatgatagcaaggcataagcctcacagcacacatacacttctgaaaggcacaagagcagtcagcttgggaagaagtaaacagactttggaaccaaagacctgtactttcaaatgactgctcacccccaagcccctttattctagcattatctaacaacgcttgcgatatgactttatttctgcatctatcaaaaggaataaaggaagatgaacaaggagcttgacgtgcaagactgcatgtcattacaatgtgaccactcactgcctttcaaagttctgggatggtatcgtacagaaactgttattttggaaacaatactgtcagcaggcattcacaacttcttttagagcctgatacagttaattcccacttccaaagttcagtaactgacaactgcttttgacaagtgtagctacacccagtaaacgggcatctctctcctggcttcacacctgactgtccacttcaggaatcgcagttcctttctgatcgttcactatgatctgcagaactgttatttcacatatgggatatggtacatagggctgtagtacacacttctgtttcaaggtggacttacattgccaaagtgtcaaaatagtatgtttctaaggctaatcttctacgtgtcacgctctacagaaatagctaatagctaataccagaaggaagcacaattcactttgtgaagcaacttgcactagaattaaaaattgaaaccctacgagactagagcaaaatagaggcttacctgtatccttgaatgactgtataacgcacgttaaatcaacgttaacacgttctgcattctccactttcctaaacatgattccaagaaaccacattgacacatatccactcctaaaaagacagagtcacaaatctatcatttatgcacagatgccagttatttgggcgctagtatctactctcaagaagggattaagcaaaacagtttagctgtacgcagcagctaaagattggagtcagcccatactcaagttctccgagaactcctccctcaagttctcccttctttaaaaagattctacatgctcagaaccttgcctgccagacctcgtacctacaaaacagtaggtatgtaactgaacatctctcacaggtaagctgaggtgaaggaatataaacgaggtacaatacatcggccaaactctagttcagaaaagtaatgaaactcactgtttacaaagttctcggctgccagggaaagactgtggctttacatgtgcaatagatataaattcattcctctccaagtttccaaccagcacacgaattttagattccacaaggccaatcctgataagaacaagagacatttactcgtttttgactgtatccagcacagtagttatctgccttcttataatacaatgctaatacaaaaaatgctaaccagtcagtaagtagtaagactcattcagctcagcagatactagatatttatatcacacacactggagttggagatgttttcagggacattggagcttcaaagtttccaaagacagaggcagtaagtaagtttaacttgtactcttaacaggtcagacacaacacttcaacatataacctatgatgaaaatgtcaacaagaagcagattcccagcacctctggctgcattttgaagtgcagcaaagctccttttaaccccaaagatcaaggagaacaaccgtttagaaaaggctcaagcacaactcttccattacacctgagtaaagatgctattcttcttgcagactgatctgtgaaaagagtttaccctcttccagccaaactgaaaaatatcgttcctttaataaacaaacgatccagtcaacacggtctcatcagagacttacccaagaaatgtatcatgaccacaaaggctattcttttaaatgaagtactggcattttacccttctacctaaaacactgctacccttgaaagcagtcagaactctatacgttcttcacaagtatcttatgttgatgaacaacagagatgtgccatctattcccaaatccattcaagagttggtgaactaaacttgttcttatagcaaacggaagcaagtttgtcttctgcttttcattttcccagatgcaaaactaagccccgtttgctgccatttctgtcactgcaaaaacgtcagcttttactgcagccagaactttcctcatctttattgtgagatacaataagccttctccacttaaaacatctcacattaaaaactatttggctctaagccctctgcccagaactccttgttgtatacctaactgcgactgacatcaagctgtagctgacacgatttttaagtgaacaaattaacaagttcaggtaagaggtattacctactagagctgtttttaaacaggaaataaggtgtctttcagaggtagctcaagaattcaatcatttgccttagaccgcaagccgaaccctgaagtataaccaaggtgccctcagaacaggggtctggtacacacagctattttccttgcttacttgagcaaggcaggcaaagcactcgtttcttcagaaaaagaacaccacacacattacagtaccttaattcctcaccgtttccccttatttcaagactcacagttagtcaccccattcacacaggttcaacaagttattactggcatgtctcccttgagacagtgacaaataccacgtcagcagcagtcattttctctaaccacagttgaagtggttctcacattacctttcacaaagtagatcagcactcctgcaatttacctatccactaccaagcatgccgagatgatcatttccagcactaaacacaagatgcctgagcacactactagattaaaacttagtaaacactatttatcagcattcaggtactctgtgcagacggtcaggtttcaccccgattaaacagccttgtttcacttcactggagaaaagtaggctctggaacaggcggactacattaccagagcaacttagcattgagtgcaatctagtcctaaattaaatattgcatccagtaaaaaagctatgaaaccaagccttctaaggctctacaacagtcgtcttcaaagtgtcggagggggatgtaccccagggggtgcacaagacaatccactgggtccgggaagaaaagattagaacttcagtaatgtgtacgtaacttgtaaagaagtagacatagaccgcaactatgtgttcaaaaattactttttttttttttgttttgctcacaggagtgcacaaaagtttggagaccactgctctataagtcagtaaaagatcaagctctccagtgtccactacacatctgatgacatcaagtaatccccatttacttcagtctctgcaacaaggaacatcttcctaactgaagtagccttgggtaagtagtctccttagactcctaaggagtctgcttctccagatggcacagagcatacgcacgctaaccctctttgttccttctcatcatgacttaggtctttagcttaacttcttaaacagcaagataacttacgctaactgcccttcacaagaaagcttttagttttgctgaggaactgtctacttacctccctactgtattccatgccgagctgcacagtcaaatactttagttttgtgaactgtattaaccaaatgaagcgcaacactgaattgagcgtcaatgatgtattgaacccacactcaaagcaagacttaccactctaagtgatgctctttagtagaggcactagcagtcagcacaatataatgtctagaagaaaagaaaaagtaacattctagctcaggacttgatattccttcaaatgaaaccaaaactgccttaaatgtatagaaaatgacttccagacaagacacattatatcctgcaggcagcacagtattaactgaagaaaaactgattacatccttcagaatcgtgttctgctgcattctaagtattagagctgattcttttgttaataaaaacagtgtcagtggcaaaacacaaacagtttttctatcttccctatacttatccttaccaaaattcctatgactacctccagcttctgaaaaacaaacatatcaatgccatcttgtatttcgactgcaagctaaaagtcactatgctaaccagtatggcaatcatttcaagttcaggtaacagatttcatacatacttgtatttctgaaaaaagtccagtggttcaaagagctttgaccagtctgattttccttggagaatctcattcgtaactgcaagacctacaattaaggttgaaaaccttactaccattttgtttttaagactagcagagcgtgatagaaactttacaagagaaaggttttgaacagtagttgacagatcaaaaagcaggaattcccttgacacaatacacgcctactacaacagttcattgtaaaactgctcccttgttgcctgcaacaggtagacttcccagagaactcttctgcctaaaagggcacaacacagcacggaatataaccaagtcaggtaatgtggtttcatattgcaagaatgacaccttttaagcagttaataagcatggaaagaactttaccatgtctgaactcctccaccattaccgctcgcgttgatgtagatacgttgtatgtagagttctgctgcggataggctggggtgatgataggcattacgtggtatcggtctgatgggttcacctgtgatgttaaaacaattgtgctcagcaccagcagcttagcttagaagaaaggttcaaggcttccaaattccatgtctacataccctggggtcccatactggtaaattaagattgctctcttcctgttgtttcagcaatacaggtcttggccactccctaaacaagaaaagccaggaactgactctgccatgtaattcagggtaggactgaatggtgttggtctaaatcttatataaagaaccacctcagaaagtgttactgctttacgcaaatcaaaatagtcatcaatagctcttaccattctgaaaaaaacaagaagaacttgttcaccagagtagaagccaaagcgtttggatagagttgacacgttctcgctactagcacagcacaggaaaccccaccaagaaatcccagcatgttggagtaaatgccacgtcctacaatgcagacattgtcgttgccctgtagtcttcccatgcccaagcacagtccttcaaatttacagcaccaccttcacaacctatagaatacctagcacccttcagcctccaagtcagttatttttgcagtgcaacgaggccaaaactgttggtccttacagcgatgcgaaaaagaatcgttaccacaccacttcccaaaataccgctactctgaaatttgcctgcactgctacagctactgcttcgctccaacttcccttgagaagaaggttctgccattcttctagcacttgctctagtcacatgcgcaaacggtattttcttattccttatctatcaagcttttatacttcactgggcattttttatcctttctagtcaggttcctggtaagcaatgcagcaccttgtcttgtaggcactcccctcatctccccactccacccctattaaaaaaaccccacagaatctaccccacagacagtccttgaatctaaactaaaacacaggttttgaactaaaacctgatatttaaacagctatccaaagatgaaggacttctaatgccattgttttttcagcacgaggtgcctctggaaagtttaaagatcacaaacaatcacattactcacgttttgcccacagtttaattgcacggagcatGAGctggaagttctctttatttggcactaggtgcaggatttcgtcagtaactctgcagcctgtaagaaaaaacagttgaagtacagcacttcctggtaacaggtacgagtcagttctgtgctgtactggatcaatagcttacagtttctcctgcaagtctatgaaaacaagtttgcattacttgctttgtattaccttaaaaatcagaggttaca
This genomic interval from Accipiter gentilis unplaced genomic scaffold, bAccGen1.1, whole genome shotgun sequence contains the following:
- the LOC126037293 gene encoding poly(A) polymerase type 3-like, translated to MLRAIKLWAKRRGIYSNMLGFLGGVSCAVLVARTCQLYPNALASTLVNKFFLFFSEWEWPRPVLLKQQEESNLNLPVWDPRVNPSDRYHVMPIITPAYPQQNSTYNVSTSTRAVMVEEFRHGLALWNLKFVCWLETWRGMNLYLLHM